One window of Hujiaoplasma nucleasis genomic DNA carries:
- the uvrA gene encoding excinuclease ABC subunit UvrA, whose translation MRDYITIKGARENNLKSIDLEFKKNQLVVMTGLSGSGKTSLAFDTIYEEGRRRYVESLSAYARQFLGNMKKPDVDVIEGLSPSISIDQKSTSHNPRSTVGTVTEIYDYIRLLYARVGKPYCPTHHIEIKAQSIQEMTDKVLENDQAKLIILAPIIRSKKGSHSDVIQHLRQEGYTRLRINSEDYELDQDIQLDKNKRYDIDVVIDRVIIKESARSRLYDSLETAARLGEGNVKVIIDGEERLFSENFSCPICGFTIPDLEPRLFSFNAPNGACPTCNGLGFSRKIDPKALIVDSTLSLEGNVFQKFAKTDSIYYREIEQTAIALKIPLDKAFQDLTKKQQDYLLYGTEKDINFKYVSREGKMFHQSKKPYEGVINNLERRYMSTKSKMIRRWIEGMMSDIECETCHGKRLNPEALSVYIDGKNIDDVSRLSVIDLLNFFNQLKLDKQSEEIAQPICKEVKDRLSFLVNVGLDYLTLARASMTLSGGEAQRIRLATQIGSRLTGVLYVLDEPSIGLHQRDNQRLIHSLKEMKNLGNTMIVVEHDTEMILESDLVVDIGPGAGDHGGRLEFIGTPQELIDHGQSYTGKYLRGELKIEVPKERRKHEHGYLSVIGAKQNNLKNLNVDFPIGCLTVVTGVSGSGKSSLVNEVLFKNLANLITRRRENAGLLDKLENYEQFDRIIDIDQSPIGKTPRSNPATYTGVFDHIRDLYASTKESKLRGYDKGRFSFNVKGGRCETCQGDGVIKIEMHFMPDVYVECEECHGKRYNKETLQVKYKGKNIADVLDLRVEEALDFFDKIPKIQRKLETINNVGLGYIKLGQSSTTLSGGEAQRVKLASELYKRITNQSIYILDEPTTGLHTHDIKKLMEVLNDIVDKGATVIIIEHNLDVIKTADYIIDLGPEGGERGGQVLACGSPEDIAEVKDSYTGQYLKGVLKV comes from the coding sequence TTGAGAGATTATATAACAATCAAAGGGGCAAGAGAAAATAATTTAAAATCGATTGATTTAGAATTTAAAAAGAATCAATTGGTTGTAATGACTGGTTTATCAGGTTCTGGGAAAACCTCTTTGGCTTTTGATACAATTTATGAAGAAGGACGTAGAAGATACGTTGAATCTTTGTCTGCATATGCCAGACAATTTTTAGGCAATATGAAAAAACCTGATGTTGATGTAATTGAAGGTTTATCACCATCAATTTCAATCGATCAAAAATCAACATCTCATAATCCTAGATCTACAGTGGGGACTGTGACAGAGATATATGATTATATTCGTTTACTTTATGCACGTGTAGGAAAGCCTTATTGTCCTACACACCATATAGAGATTAAAGCTCAATCTATTCAAGAAATGACAGATAAAGTATTAGAAAATGATCAAGCTAAACTTATTATTTTAGCACCAATCATCAGAAGTAAAAAAGGAAGTCATTCTGATGTTATTCAACATCTTCGTCAAGAAGGCTATACAAGATTGAGGATAAATTCTGAAGATTATGAATTGGATCAAGATATTCAACTTGATAAGAATAAACGATATGACATCGATGTAGTGATTGATAGAGTGATTATTAAAGAGTCCGCAAGATCAAGACTCTATGATTCTTTAGAAACCGCGGCTAGATTAGGAGAAGGTAATGTAAAAGTAATAATTGATGGGGAAGAAAGGTTATTTAGCGAAAATTTTTCTTGTCCTATTTGTGGTTTTACTATACCTGATTTAGAACCTAGGTTATTTTCTTTTAATGCTCCTAATGGTGCTTGTCCTACATGTAATGGCTTAGGTTTTTCACGAAAGATAGATCCTAAAGCTTTGATAGTTGATTCGACTTTATCTTTAGAAGGTAATGTTTTTCAAAAATTTGCGAAAACAGATTCTATATATTATAGAGAAATAGAACAAACAGCAATTGCTTTGAAAATACCTTTAGATAAGGCTTTTCAAGATTTAACAAAGAAGCAGCAAGACTATTTACTTTATGGAACCGAAAAAGATATTAATTTTAAATATGTTTCTAGAGAAGGAAAAATGTTTCATCAATCTAAAAAACCGTATGAGGGGGTCATCAATAATCTTGAGAGACGTTACATGTCAACAAAGTCTAAAATGATTCGTCGTTGGATTGAGGGTATGATGAGTGATATAGAGTGTGAAACTTGTCACGGAAAAAGATTAAATCCTGAGGCTTTGTCAGTCTACATTGATGGCAAGAATATTGACGATGTATCAAGATTAAGTGTGATTGATTTATTGAATTTTTTTAATCAATTAAAACTAGATAAACAAAGTGAAGAAATAGCTCAACCTATTTGTAAAGAAGTTAAAGATAGATTATCATTTTTAGTGAATGTTGGTTTAGACTACTTAACACTTGCTAGGGCATCAATGACCTTATCAGGTGGAGAGGCTCAAAGGATTAGATTAGCGACTCAAATTGGTTCTAGATTGACTGGGGTTTTGTATGTTTTAGATGAACCCTCTATAGGTTTACATCAAAGAGACAATCAAAGATTAATACATTCATTAAAGGAAATGAAAAATCTTGGAAATACCATGATTGTAGTTGAACATGATACTGAAATGATTTTGGAAAGTGATTTGGTAGTCGATATTGGTCCTGGGGCTGGAGATCATGGTGGTCGTTTAGAATTTATAGGAACTCCTCAAGAATTAATTGACCATGGACAATCTTATACAGGTAAATACTTAAGAGGTGAATTAAAGATTGAGGTTCCTAAAGAAAGAAGAAAACATGAACATGGTTATTTAAGTGTGATAGGCGCTAAACAAAATAATTTAAAAAATCTAAATGTTGATTTTCCTATTGGCTGTTTAACTGTTGTAACAGGGGTATCTGGTTCTGGCAAATCCTCTTTAGTGAATGAGGTTTTATTTAAAAATTTAGCCAACTTAATCACAAGAAGAAGAGAAAATGCTGGTTTACTAGATAAACTAGAAAATTATGAACAATTTGATCGTATCATTGATATAGATCAATCACCTATTGGTAAAACGCCTAGGTCAAATCCAGCAACATATACAGGGGTTTTTGATCATATAAGAGACTTATATGCTTCTACCAAAGAATCAAAATTAAGAGGTTATGACAAGGGAAGATTCTCCTTTAATGTTAAAGGTGGACGTTGTGAAACTTGTCAGGGCGACGGTGTCATTAAAATTGAAATGCATTTCATGCCTGATGTTTATGTTGAATGCGAAGAATGCCATGGTAAACGTTATAACAAAGAGACTTTACAAGTCAAATATAAAGGTAAAAATATAGCTGATGTTTTAGATTTAAGAGTAGAAGAAGCCTTAGATTTCTTTGATAAAATTCCAAAGATTCAAAGGAAATTAGAAACAATAAATAATGTTGGTTTAGGATATATTAAGTTAGGTCAATCTTCAACAACCTTATCTGGTGGTGAAGCCCAAAGAGTTAAATTGGCATCAGAGCTATATAAAAGAATTACCAACCAATCAATTTATATACTCGATGAACCAACAACAGGTTTACACACTCATGATATTAAAAAATTAATGGAAGTGTTAAATGATATTGTAGATAAGGGAGCGACTGTTATTATCATTGAACATAATCTTGATGTGATAAAAACAGCTGACTATATCATTGATCTAGGACCTGAAGGTGGAGAAAGAGGCGGACAAGTATTAGCTTGTGGAAGTCCTGAAGATATTGCTGAAGTAAAAGATTCTTATACAGGGCAATATTTAAAAGGTGTCTTAAAAGTATAA
- the hprK gene encoding HPr(Ser) kinase/phosphatase, translated as MSLKISRIIEGLELKLVAGQKGIKREVNVASLAKPGLELAGMLDFYENDRIQIIGSKEAAFFHSLSHEEQTSRVEAMLKKDAPAFIFSKNVDIPQIFIDLGNQYQVPILKSFYKTTSLFSELYAFLQAELAERTSMHGVLMDINGVGVLITGKSGIGKSEVALELIRRGYILVADDMVEIYQVEKGVLIGEAPDVLKKFLEIRGVGVVNVVYLFGVRSYREKKRISIIVELDKNFDDNKDDRLGMSADQRKIFDTYVSYASLPITEARNTATLVEAAALDFKSKDMGYNSAVEFNKGLNQHIKKNQELENEKDD; from the coding sequence ATGTCATTGAAAATTTCTAGAATTATTGAAGGATTAGAATTAAAACTAGTTGCTGGACAAAAAGGAATTAAAAGGGAGGTTAACGTAGCCTCTTTAGCGAAACCGGGATTAGAGTTGGCGGGAATGTTGGATTTTTATGAAAACGACCGTATTCAAATTATTGGCTCTAAAGAAGCTGCTTTTTTCCATTCTTTAAGTCATGAAGAACAAACTTCTAGAGTAGAAGCTATGTTAAAAAAAGACGCTCCAGCATTTATATTTTCTAAAAATGTTGATATTCCACAAATTTTTATTGATTTAGGTAACCAATATCAAGTGCCTATCTTAAAAAGTTTTTATAAGACAACTTCCTTGTTCAGTGAACTTTATGCTTTTTTACAAGCTGAATTAGCTGAAAGAACATCCATGCATGGTGTCCTAATGGACATTAACGGTGTTGGTGTTTTGATCACGGGTAAATCTGGTATAGGTAAAAGTGAAGTAGCACTTGAACTTATTCGTCGGGGTTACATACTTGTTGCTGATGATATGGTTGAGATTTATCAAGTTGAAAAAGGCGTGTTGATTGGTGAAGCACCTGATGTTTTGAAGAAGTTTTTAGAAATTAGAGGTGTTGGCGTTGTCAATGTGGTTTATTTATTTGGGGTGCGTTCTTACCGAGAGAAAAAGCGAATTTCAATTATTGTTGAGTTAGATAAGAACTTTGATGACAATAAAGACGATCGTTTAGGCATGAGTGCTGATCAAAGAAAAATATTTGATACTTATGTATCTTATGCTTCTTTACCGATTACAGAAGCAAGAAATACAGCGACTTTAGTAGAAGCTGCTGCCCTAGATTTTAAATCAAAAGACATGGGGTATAATTCTGCGGTTGAGTTTAATAAAGGACTTAATCAACACATAAAAAAGAATCAGGAGTTAGAAAATGAAAAAGACGATTAA
- the lgt gene encoding prolipoprotein diacylglyceryl transferase, with the protein MKKTIKILLLTFTLLTSIALFKIQDNSISAEDTSFTVTFVDYDGRVIKTIECESAPCEIIPPAKPDEKENTKFLRWSVFEEDFDDINEDTTIKAIYSLDNRVLSVGGFTIVFYSFFIVIGIIVGLTLGLREMPRIGMEKDDLMDGFLWIVPLAILGARLWYVIFEWDNFVYGSFGPSLLRILGFRSGEFSFADFGLEGLAIHGAFVTAVILAYFYTRKKKLDIWKLLDVVAVGFIIAQAFGRWGNFFNQEAHGGLVGGMNDGVANLSLKEQYEFLRHTLHIPEFIVNNMFMTSGKFIDDVGFHHPTFFYESMLNLLGFSIMMILRRVKKVHFGEIFAFYLIWYGGVRIFIETMRTDPLTFEIFGLSLKSAIVTSVLMILAGIAVSVYVRMRRKDETYANSKHTFNFKK; encoded by the coding sequence ATGAAAAAGACGATTAAAATATTATTACTTACATTTACTTTATTAACATCTATTGCTTTATTCAAGATTCAAGACAATAGTATTTCTGCGGAAGATACAAGTTTTACGGTTACTTTTGTTGACTATGATGGTAGAGTGATAAAAACAATTGAATGTGAAAGCGCACCTTGTGAAATTATTCCTCCAGCAAAACCTGATGAAAAGGAAAATACTAAATTTTTAAGATGGTCTGTATTTGAAGAAGACTTTGATGATATTAATGAAGATACAACCATTAAAGCTATTTATAGTTTGGATAATAGAGTTTTATCAGTCGGTGGATTCACCATCGTTTTTTACTCTTTCTTTATTGTCATAGGCATTATTGTTGGTTTAACCCTAGGTCTTAGAGAAATGCCTCGTATAGGCATGGAAAAAGATGATCTCATGGATGGATTTTTATGGATTGTTCCTTTAGCGATATTAGGCGCTAGATTGTGGTATGTAATCTTTGAATGGGATAATTTTGTTTATGGTAGTTTTGGACCATCCTTATTAAGGATATTAGGTTTTAGGTCAGGAGAGTTTTCTTTTGCTGATTTCGGTTTAGAAGGCTTAGCCATTCATGGAGCTTTTGTGACTGCGGTTATATTGGCTTATTTCTATACCAGAAAGAAGAAGTTAGATATTTGGAAATTATTAGATGTTGTCGCTGTTGGTTTTATTATTGCACAAGCATTTGGACGCTGGGGTAATTTCTTTAATCAAGAAGCCCATGGTGGCTTGGTTGGCGGCATGAATGATGGTGTTGCTAATTTATCACTTAAAGAACAGTATGAATTTTTAAGACATACTTTACATATACCTGAGTTTATTGTTAATAATATGTTTATGACTAGCGGTAAATTTATTGATGATGTGGGATTCCATCATCCTACTTTCTTCTATGAATCAATGTTAAATTTATTAGGTTTTTCAATTATGATGATTTTAAGAAGAGTTAAGAAGGTTCATTTTGGAGAAATCTTTGCCTTTTATTTAATTTGGTATGGTGGTGTTAGAATTTTTATCGAAACCATGAGAACAGATCCATTAACATTTGAAATTTTTGGTTTAAGTTTAAAATCAGCCATCGTTACTTCAGTCTTAATGATTTTAGCAGGTATTGCAGTTTCAGTATACGTTAGAATGAGAAGAAAGGATGAAACTTACGCTAATAGTAAGCATACCTTTAATTTTAAAAAATGA
- the whiA gene encoding DNA-binding protein WhiA: MSFAKEVKNELQSLKHLDCCNKAELSALLHINGSIEKNSQGISIVFQTTNNTVVRRFVYLYKQVYNLDFSLIQKKVHQFKSKELFIVKLNESVNSIMNDLSLINKEAIFFTDVDDSLISKECCKRAYLRGAFLATGSINSPNTSRYHLEIQSYSETHALIIKEIADEFYLNAKVAKNKRGYITYLKEAEKIADFLRVIGANNSLFVFEDTRIKRDFKNSINRVINCDIANEKKAMDAANEQLKQIEYVEKHAEKKLSKSMKEAIFLRKKYPESSLLELSYASLEHFDKQISKSALNHRFRSIKDLANKIKISEAYHD, translated from the coding sequence ATGTCATTCGCAAAAGAAGTAAAAAACGAATTACAAAGTTTAAAACATTTAGATTGTTGTAATAAAGCAGAATTATCAGCATTATTACATATCAATGGTTCTATTGAAAAAAACAGTCAAGGCATTAGTATTGTTTTTCAAACAACAAACAATACTGTTGTAAGACGTTTTGTATATTTGTATAAACAAGTATACAATTTGGACTTCTCTTTAATTCAAAAAAAGGTTCATCAGTTTAAATCAAAAGAATTATTTATAGTAAAACTAAATGAATCTGTTAATTCAATCATGAATGACTTATCATTAATTAATAAAGAAGCAATTTTCTTTACTGATGTAGATGATTCTTTAATATCAAAAGAATGTTGTAAGAGAGCTTATTTAAGAGGGGCGTTTCTTGCGACAGGGTCGATTAATTCTCCTAATACAAGCAGGTATCATTTAGAGATTCAGTCTTATTCAGAAACACACGCTTTAATCATTAAAGAAATAGCTGATGAATTTTATTTGAATGCTAAAGTGGCTAAAAATAAGAGAGGTTATATAACTTATTTAAAAGAAGCAGAAAAAATAGCTGACTTTTTAAGAGTGATTGGCGCAAATAATTCTTTGTTTGTTTTTGAAGATACTAGAATTAAAAGAGATTTTAAGAATTCCATTAATCGTGTCATTAACTGTGATATCGCAAATGAAAAAAAAGCGATGGATGCGGCCAATGAACAGTTAAAGCAAATAGAATATGTTGAAAAACATGCAGAGAAGAAATTATCTAAATCAATGAAAGAAGCTATTTTCTTAAGAAAGAAATACCCAGAATCTTCTTTATTAGAATTAAGTTATGCTTCTTTAGAACACTTTGATAAACAAATTTCTAAATCAGCATTAAACCACAGATTTAGATCGATTAAAGACTTAGCCAATAAAATTAAAATTTCAGAGGCTTATCATGATTAA
- the acpS gene encoding holo-ACP synthase encodes MIKGIGIDICQISRMSLDLYKKILTHEEILLYNDLKHEQRKKEFLAGRFSAKEAIYKALSALEKDIYMQDIVILYDDKNKPYVSKPIYKDKHIWISISHEKEYAIAQAIVESIEK; translated from the coding sequence ATGATTAAAGGTATAGGTATAGATATTTGTCAAATAAGTAGAATGTCTTTAGATTTATATAAAAAAATATTAACTCATGAAGAAATATTGCTTTATAACGACTTAAAACACGAACAAAGAAAAAAAGAATTTTTAGCTGGAAGATTTTCTGCCAAAGAAGCAATTTATAAAGCTTTGTCAGCTTTAGAAAAAGACATTTATATGCAAGATATTGTGATCCTATATGATGATAAAAATAAACCTTATGTATCTAAACCTATCTATAAAGATAAGCATATTTGGATTAGTATATCCCACGAAAAAGAATACGCAATTGCTCAAGCAATTGTAGAGTCTATAGAAAAGTAA
- a CDS encoding Tex family protein, translating to MEYINDKLIAEVAKNQNISVSQVKTVLALLEEGNTVPFIARYRKEKTGSLDEEEIRAIQKEYEYSKNLQDRKEDIIRLIDEKGMLTEELRSNILAADKLVDVEDIYRPFKEKKKTKATEAIKKGLEPLADLMLTFPKEGDLDQIAKAYLNEEVLTVEEAYEGAKHIIAEKVSDNADYRKWIREYTYKNGFIASSVKKNAEDEYQTYQIYYDYEEKLSQVKLHRILAINRAEKEKVISCKINIDTEDIFRYLNSQVIQGRLSIFNEMIDEAIVDGYKRLISGSIEREIRSDLSEKAEDQAIHLFSENLRSLLLQPPLKGQMVLGVDPAFRTGCKMAIIDKFGKYLTKDVIYPHEAYPGAKVHPQQLNEARKKVIDLLKKYPVNIIAIGNGTASRETEKFIVDLLKENQLSIKYVIVDEAGASVYSASPLARDEFPDFQVEERSAVSIARRIQDPLSELVKIDPKSIGVGQYQHDVTQNKLNDSLTFVVSTAVNQVGVNVNTASQSLLQFVSGLSEKVAKNIVAFREENGPFTDRKKIKKVKNVGEKTFEQAIGFLRIFNSKNPLDKTPIHPESYDLANDILDYLALEAKDIGSKEMKEAVDKVSVKELATKFKQHEILIQDILEAFASPTRDIRDDYPQPLLKSDLLSLEDLRPGMEMQGTVRNVVDFGAFVDVGIKEAGLVHISKLSKNFVNHPLDVVSVGNIVKVWVLSVDVNRKRLQLSMIKPD from the coding sequence ATGGAATATATAAATGATAAATTGATTGCTGAAGTTGCCAAAAATCAAAATATATCAGTCTCGCAAGTGAAAACTGTATTGGCCTTGTTGGAAGAAGGAAATACAGTTCCTTTTATTGCTAGATATCGAAAAGAAAAGACAGGTTCTTTAGACGAAGAAGAAATAAGAGCCATTCAAAAAGAATATGAGTATAGTAAAAATTTGCAAGATCGTAAAGAAGATATTATTAGATTAATTGATGAAAAAGGAATGTTAACTGAAGAACTAAGGTCTAATATTTTAGCTGCAGATAAATTGGTTGATGTTGAAGATATTTATAGACCTTTTAAAGAAAAGAAGAAAACCAAAGCTACCGAAGCTATAAAAAAGGGCTTAGAACCTTTAGCGGACTTGATGTTAACTTTCCCTAAAGAAGGTGATTTAGATCAGATAGCCAAGGCTTACTTAAATGAAGAAGTATTAACTGTAGAAGAAGCATATGAGGGAGCTAAGCATATTATTGCTGAAAAAGTATCTGATAATGCTGATTACCGTAAATGGATTAGAGAATATACATATAAGAATGGTTTTATTGCATCTTCTGTTAAGAAAAATGCTGAAGATGAATATCAAACCTATCAAATCTACTATGATTATGAAGAAAAACTTAGTCAAGTTAAGTTGCATAGAATATTGGCTATTAACCGAGCTGAGAAAGAAAAAGTGATTAGCTGCAAGATTAATATTGATACAGAAGACATTTTTAGATATTTAAACTCCCAAGTAATTCAAGGTAGATTATCTATTTTTAATGAAATGATTGATGAAGCCATTGTTGATGGTTATAAGAGATTAATTAGTGGTTCAATTGAAAGGGAAATTAGATCTGATTTATCTGAAAAAGCAGAAGACCAAGCCATTCATTTGTTCTCAGAGAATTTAAGATCCTTACTCCTACAACCCCCTTTAAAAGGCCAAATGGTTTTAGGGGTTGACCCTGCTTTTAGGACAGGATGTAAAATGGCTATCATCGACAAATTTGGTAAATACTTAACCAAAGATGTCATTTATCCTCATGAAGCTTATCCAGGGGCTAAGGTTCATCCTCAACAGTTAAATGAAGCAAGAAAAAAAGTCATAGATTTATTGAAAAAATATCCTGTGAATATCATTGCAATTGGAAATGGAACAGCGTCTAGAGAAACAGAGAAATTTATCGTTGACTTGTTAAAAGAAAATCAATTGAGTATTAAATATGTTATTGTTGACGAAGCAGGGGCTTCTGTTTATTCTGCGAGTCCTTTAGCTAGAGATGAGTTTCCTGATTTTCAAGTTGAAGAAAGATCAGCTGTGAGTATAGCAAGAAGAATTCAAGATCCTCTTTCAGAACTTGTAAAAATTGACCCTAAATCCATTGGTGTAGGGCAATATCAACATGATGTTACACAAAATAAGCTAAATGATTCCTTAACTTTTGTTGTGAGTACAGCCGTTAATCAAGTAGGGGTTAATGTAAATACAGCCAGTCAATCTTTATTACAGTTTGTGTCAGGCTTATCAGAGAAAGTTGCTAAAAACATTGTGGCTTTTAGAGAAGAAAATGGGCCATTCACTGATCGTAAGAAAATTAAGAAAGTTAAGAATGTTGGAGAAAAAACTTTTGAACAAGCTATTGGTTTCTTAAGAATTTTTAATTCTAAGAATCCTTTAGATAAAACACCAATTCATCCAGAGTCATATGATTTGGCTAATGATATTCTTGATTATTTAGCTTTAGAAGCTAAAGATATAGGTTCTAAAGAGATGAAAGAGGCTGTTGATAAAGTTAGTGTCAAAGAATTGGCCACTAAATTTAAACAACATGAGATATTGATTCAAGATATTTTAGAAGCTTTTGCTTCTCCAACTAGAGATATTAGAGATGACTATCCACAACCTTTATTAAAAAGCGATTTATTATCCTTAGAAGATTTAAGACCTGGTATGGAAATGCAAGGAACAGTAAGAAACGTTGTTGATTTTGGCGCATTTGTGGATGTGGGAATTAAAGAAGCTGGATTAGTTCATATATCTAAATTAAGCAAAAACTTTGTAAATCATCCGCTTGATGTGGTGAGTGTTGGTAATATAGTCAAAGTATGGGTTTTATCAGTTGATGTTAATCGAAAAAGATTGCAATTATCAATGATCAAACCAGATTAG
- a CDS encoding TetR/AcrR family transcriptional regulator — MKQIFIDSAKTIIKEKGLKFVSAREISKISGYSYTTLYNYFENIDSLLTYVAVDYLEESYQEMLQALKGTNDIKKKIIVASKTYFSFMYNHPSIFKIVFINDFGVEVESMSYKLIPKVTILLRELLKDLKDRQITLDRDILFELISSSIHSKLMFAIFKRSPIKYDDLLMMIEKELNILIGDIK, encoded by the coding sequence ATGAAACAAATTTTTATTGATTCTGCCAAGACTATCATTAAAGAAAAGGGTTTAAAATTTGTATCTGCTAGAGAAATTTCTAAAATATCTGGTTATAGTTACACAACATTGTATAATTACTTTGAAAACATCGATTCATTGTTAACTTATGTTGCTGTAGACTATTTAGAAGAATCTTACCAAGAAATGCTTCAAGCGCTTAAGGGAACAAATGATATTAAGAAAAAGATTATTGTAGCATCTAAAACTTATTTTTCATTCATGTATAATCATCCCTCTATTTTTAAAATAGTTTTTATTAATGATTTTGGAGTAGAAGTTGAAAGTATGTCCTATAAGCTTATACCTAAAGTAACTATATTGTTAAGAGAGTTACTAAAGGATTTAAAGGATAGGCAAATCACTTTAGATAGAGATATATTATTTGAATTGATTTCAAGTTCAATCCACTCAAAATTAATGTTCGCTATTTTCAAAAGAAGTCCTATAAAATATGACGATTTACTAATGATGATTGAAAAAGAATTGAATATATTAATAGGTGATATCAAATGA
- a CDS encoding FMN-binding protein, with product MYIKINQNADKILDNEIEEVDLKEVEDGLYEGEYYSEGIGLIVHVEVKNHEIISIEYENHQYGQGYKAEAIKESIIHSQSVLVDDVSGATISSRCIKLAIIDALKEA from the coding sequence ATGTACATTAAAATCAATCAAAATGCTGATAAGATATTGGATAACGAGATTGAAGAAGTCGATTTAAAAGAAGTAGAGGATGGTCTATATGAAGGCGAATACTATTCTGAAGGCATAGGTTTAATAGTACATGTAGAAGTAAAAAACCATGAAATTATTAGCATTGAATATGAAAACCATCAATACGGACAAGGGTACAAAGCAGAAGCTATAAAAGAATCAATTATCCATTCACAATCGGTTTTAGTTGATGATGTGTCTGGAGCGACAATTTCCAGTCGTTGTATTAAATTAGCGATCATAGATGCGTTGAAGGAGGCATAA
- a CDS encoding flavodoxin domain-containing protein, translating into MNKILLVYASKKGMTETLAELIKEDLGQIDLVNINEKQADPKLYDKIIIGSPIYIGKIHKKIKAWIQQNQDSLLSKTTAVYLCGMNFNEEKQVIENNFTKSEINHLFIKYLGGAYRFDRLNFLEKFMIKKITGESQSRQEIHQDVFKELISYIQA; encoded by the coding sequence ATGAATAAAATATTATTAGTGTATGCAAGCAAAAAAGGGATGACAGAAACATTGGCTGAACTTATAAAGGAAGATTTAGGTCAAATAGATTTAGTAAATATTAATGAAAAACAAGCAGACCCAAAACTTTATGACAAGATTATTATAGGTAGCCCTATATATATAGGAAAGATTCATAAAAAAATTAAAGCATGGATTCAACAGAACCAAGATAGCTTATTATCAAAAACCACTGCTGTGTATTTATGCGGTATGAACTTTAACGAAGAAAAACAAGTTATAGAAAATAATTTTACTAAATCAGAGATTAACCATCTCTTCATCAAATACTTAGGTGGGGCATATAGATTTGATCGTTTGAATTTTTTAGAGAAATTTATGATCAAAAAGATTACTGGAGAAAGTCAATCAAGACAAGAGATTCATCAAGACGTTTTTAAGGAACTTATTTCTTATATACAAGCTTAA